In one window of Nothobranchius furzeri strain GRZ-AD chromosome 11, NfurGRZ-RIMD1, whole genome shotgun sequence DNA:
- the wnt9a gene encoding protein Wnt-9a isoform X2: MGRAHFKLCDRLKLEKKQRRMCRRDPGVADTLREAIIMSALECQHQFRFERWNCTLEGRHRANILKRGFKETAFLYAISSAGLTHALAKACSAGRMERCTCDEAPHLENRKAWQWGGCGDNLKYANKFVKEFLGKRSNKDLRARVDMHNTNVGMKVIKAGVETTCKCHGVSGSCTVQTCWRQLLPFHEIGKQLKMRYETSVKVGSSTNEATGEGEISTGRGQQQPPPPQSLPGLSDPIPRTMDLLHIEDSPSFCKASKYSSGTAARKCYKDKNCDAICCGRGHNTQSREVTGPCQCQVRWCCYVECKQCTQREEVYTCKG; encoded by the exons ATGGGCAGGGCCCACTTCAAGCTTTGTGACCGTCTCAAATTGGAAAAGAAACAGCGCAGGATGTGCAGACGAGACCCGGGCGTGGCCGACACCTTGAGGGAGGCCATAATCATGAGCGCCCTAGAGTGCCAGCATCAATTCCGCTTTGAGAGGTGGAACTGCACCTTGGAGGGGCGCCACCGAGCCAACATACTGAAAAGAG GATTTAAAGAAACAGCCTTCTTGTACGCCATCTCCTCAGCGGGGCTGACACACGCCTTGGCCAAAGCGTGCAGCGCTGGACGGATGGAGCGCTGCACGTGTGACGAGGCCCCACACCTGGAGAATCGCAAGGCCTGGCAGTGGGGAGGCTGTGGAGACAACCTCAAATATGCCAACAAATTTGTCAAGGAATTTCTGGGCAAACGCTCCAACAAGGACCTGCGTGCACGCGTGGACATGCACAACACAAATGTGGGCATGAAA GTAATCAAGGCTGGAGTAGAGACCACTTGCAAATGTCATGGCGTCTCTGGCTCCTGCACCGTCCAGACCTGCTGGAGACAGCTCCTGCCCTTCCACGAGATTGGCAAGCAGCTGAAAATGCGCTACGAAACCTCCGTCAAGGTCGGCAGTTCCACCAATGAGGCCACCGGGGAGGGGGAGATCTCCACCGGCCGCGGCCAACAGCAGCCGCCGCCGCCGCAGTCCCTGCCTGGTTTGAGTGATCCAATCCCACGCACTATGGATCTGCTGCACATCGAGGACTCACCCAGCTTCTGTAAAGCCAGCAAATACTCATCGGGGACAGCAGCCCGCAAGTGCTACAAGGACAAAAACTGTGACGCTATCTGTTGCGGGCGAGGCCACAACACGCAAAGCCGGGAGGTGACTGGGCCCTGCCAGTGCCAGGTGCGCTGGTGCTGCTACGTTGAATGCAAGCAGTGCACACAGAGAGAGGAAGTCTACACCTGCAAGGGGTGA
- the wnt9a gene encoding protein Wnt-9a isoform X1 — MLDGHLLLGWFSFTVIVYLLSAPGPTTAYFGLTGNEPLSVLPLNSLPEESMGRAHFKLCDRLKLEKKQRRMCRRDPGVADTLREAIIMSALECQHQFRFERWNCTLEGRHRANILKRGFKETAFLYAISSAGLTHALAKACSAGRMERCTCDEAPHLENRKAWQWGGCGDNLKYANKFVKEFLGKRSNKDLRARVDMHNTNVGMKVIKAGVETTCKCHGVSGSCTVQTCWRQLLPFHEIGKQLKMRYETSVKVGSSTNEATGEGEISTGRGQQQPPPPQSLPGLSDPIPRTMDLLHIEDSPSFCKASKYSSGTAARKCYKDKNCDAICCGRGHNTQSREVTGPCQCQVRWCCYVECKQCTQREEVYTCKG, encoded by the exons GTTGACTGGTAATGAACCGTTGTCTGTGCTGCCACTGAATTCCCTACCAGAAGAGTCTATGGGCAGGGCCCACTTCAAGCTTTGTGACCGTCTCAAATTGGAAAAGAAACAGCGCAGGATGTGCAGACGAGACCCGGGCGTGGCCGACACCTTGAGGGAGGCCATAATCATGAGCGCCCTAGAGTGCCAGCATCAATTCCGCTTTGAGAGGTGGAACTGCACCTTGGAGGGGCGCCACCGAGCCAACATACTGAAAAGAG GATTTAAAGAAACAGCCTTCTTGTACGCCATCTCCTCAGCGGGGCTGACACACGCCTTGGCCAAAGCGTGCAGCGCTGGACGGATGGAGCGCTGCACGTGTGACGAGGCCCCACACCTGGAGAATCGCAAGGCCTGGCAGTGGGGAGGCTGTGGAGACAACCTCAAATATGCCAACAAATTTGTCAAGGAATTTCTGGGCAAACGCTCCAACAAGGACCTGCGTGCACGCGTGGACATGCACAACACAAATGTGGGCATGAAA GTAATCAAGGCTGGAGTAGAGACCACTTGCAAATGTCATGGCGTCTCTGGCTCCTGCACCGTCCAGACCTGCTGGAGACAGCTCCTGCCCTTCCACGAGATTGGCAAGCAGCTGAAAATGCGCTACGAAACCTCCGTCAAGGTCGGCAGTTCCACCAATGAGGCCACCGGGGAGGGGGAGATCTCCACCGGCCGCGGCCAACAGCAGCCGCCGCCGCCGCAGTCCCTGCCTGGTTTGAGTGATCCAATCCCACGCACTATGGATCTGCTGCACATCGAGGACTCACCCAGCTTCTGTAAAGCCAGCAAATACTCATCGGGGACAGCAGCCCGCAAGTGCTACAAGGACAAAAACTGTGACGCTATCTGTTGCGGGCGAGGCCACAACACGCAAAGCCGGGAGGTGACTGGGCCCTGCCAGTGCCAGGTGCGCTGGTGCTGCTACGTTGAATGCAAGCAGTGCACACAGAGAGAGGAAGTCTACACCTGCAAGGGGTGA